Proteins encoded together in one Chitinivibrionales bacterium window:
- a CDS encoding GntR family transcriptional regulator, protein MNKTVSSPGIRRGVQFIVRSILDKRFVPGQPLPGIKEISSLAGISYATMAKAMADLQSRGIVTSMRGSRSLVLSGCESKCRLLLDDEETPPPAPADIHPLWYRIAEKIKEDVFNGVYSPGIPFPSIKELTARYDASYASLKKSLALLCTEKIIHPFKRTYVVPQLTSTQRDRHIVYLTTGDTQRRLHWSALYEEGYRMLEKECNNCRIGFQPLAYHADDGPPFFAPYQKDLEDIPDNEQIMGYLLSIIAPHTGLDSVLKKMGHIRKPIAILDVTGSLGRPSLLDKPNVRLFTAAVAPSAGIQVARYLLQLGHRRIAYLSPFHDSVWSPNRLQGLVQVYESAGIADAVVPVVLNNPSIVYPFYQKAALDKSSLSSLVDAYNKWKLKAPSYFARELDPVFNFQLPVRTIPYAEYRQQLHALFAQALKDPGITAWVAANDDVALAALDFLNRKNIAVPGRISLIGFDDTTEALQHHLTSYNFNIQTLMRLMLSYVVNTRSLPQRKRAVEVDGMIVERATVGKI, encoded by the coding sequence ATGAATAAAACCGTTTCATCACCTGGAATCCGTCGCGGCGTGCAATTTATAGTGCGTTCGATTCTGGATAAGCGGTTTGTTCCGGGGCAACCACTCCCCGGCATCAAAGAAATTTCATCACTTGCGGGCATCTCCTATGCCACCATGGCCAAAGCCATGGCCGACCTGCAAAGCCGGGGCATAGTCACAAGCATGCGAGGCAGCAGGAGCCTTGTTCTCTCGGGGTGCGAATCAAAGTGCCGGTTGCTTCTGGATGATGAAGAGACTCCACCTCCTGCACCGGCCGATATTCATCCCTTATGGTACCGCATTGCAGAAAAGATTAAAGAGGATGTGTTCAATGGTGTGTATTCCCCCGGCATTCCTTTTCCTTCAATTAAAGAGCTAACCGCCCGCTATGATGCCTCATATGCATCGCTTAAAAAAAGCCTTGCTCTGCTTTGCACCGAAAAGATTATTCATCCTTTCAAGCGCACATACGTTGTACCGCAACTCACATCAACCCAGCGGGACCGTCATATCGTCTATTTGACAACCGGCGATACCCAGAGGCGCCTTCACTGGAGCGCGTTGTACGAAGAAGGCTACCGGATGCTCGAAAAGGAGTGCAACAATTGCCGAATCGGTTTTCAACCGCTTGCGTATCATGCCGATGACGGTCCTCCTTTTTTTGCTCCTTATCAAAAAGATCTGGAGGATATTCCCGATAACGAACAGATCATGGGGTATCTTTTGTCCATCATTGCCCCTCATACCGGTTTAGACAGCGTTCTGAAAAAAATGGGTCATATCAGGAAACCCATTGCGATTCTGGATGTTACCGGATCGCTTGGACGCCCTTCATTGCTCGATAAGCCAAATGTCCGCCTTTTCACCGCTGCAGTTGCGCCCTCGGCAGGCATTCAGGTTGCGCGCTACCTGCTTCAACTCGGGCATCGACGTATCGCTTACCTCTCGCCCTTTCATGATTCGGTATGGTCGCCAAACCGGCTTCAGGGACTTGTGCAGGTTTACGAGTCGGCAGGAATAGCGGATGCGGTTGTGCCTGTTGTCCTGAATAATCCATCCATCGTTTATCCATTCTATCAAAAAGCAGCACTCGATAAGAGCTCGCTTTCTTCGCTGGTTGATGCATATAATAAATGGAAACTGAAAGCGCCGTCCTACTTTGCCCGGGAGTTGGACCCTGTTTTCAATTTCCAGCTTCCGGTACGCACCATCCCCTACGCCGAATACCGGCAACAGCTTCATGCGCTCTTTGCCCAGGCCCTCAAAGACCCGGGTATTACAGCCTGGGTTGCTGCCAACGATGACGTCGCGCTGGCTGCACTGGATTTTCTGAACAGAAAGAACATTGCGGTCCCCGGACGGATCTCGCTGATCGGTTTTGACGATACCACCGAAGCACTGCAGCACCATCTGACAAGCTACAATTTCAACATACAGACCCTTATGCGCCTGATGCTGAGCTATGTTGTCAATACGCGTTCATTGCCGCAACGGAAAAGGGCCGTTGAAGTTGACGGGATGATTGTGGAGCGGGCGACAGTAGGGAAAATATGA